The following are from one region of the Eubacterium sp. MSJ-33 genome:
- a CDS encoding CYTH domain-containing protein, with translation MEIERKFLFHKLPDQLDTYPHYGIEQAYVTTNPVIRVRKKTLYDAASAVSDYQYVLTVKSSGMLARQEFELPIDEAAYRTLCAKADGNVIAKTRYKIPLNQGLTLELDIFEGLFDGLVMGEVEFPDEETAKNYTLPDSFAVKKEVTYDTHFHNSTMSVMRKEEIAQFIQSLSA, from the coding sequence ATGGAAATCGAACGCAAATTTTTATTTCATAAACTGCCAGATCAGCTAGACACATATCCACATTACGGCATCGAGCAGGCATATGTGACGACCAATCCGGTGATCCGGGTACGCAAGAAAACCTTATACGACGCAGCATCTGCAGTCTCTGATTACCAATATGTCCTGACTGTCAAAAGCAGTGGTATGTTAGCCCGACAGGAATTTGAGCTTCCGATTGACGAAGCTGCTTACCGGACACTCTGCGCCAAGGCAGACGGCAATGTGATTGCGAAAACGCGCTATAAGATTCCGCTTAATCAGGGGCTTACCTTAGAGCTTGATATCTTCGAAGGATTGTTTGATGGGCTTGTTATGGGCGAAGTGGAATTCCCGGATGAAGAAACAGCCAAGAACTACACCTTACCGGATTCTTTTGCAGTGAAAAAAGAAGTGACGTATGATACGCATTTCCACAACAGTACGATGAGCGTGATGCGCAAAGAAGAAATCGCACAGTTTATACAGTCACTTTCTGCATAA
- the aspS gene encoding aspartate--tRNA ligase — protein sequence MQANIYRDMTMAQVSEDLVGKEIRLAGWVENIRDHGGVSFVDLRDMYGVMQVVMRDTTLLDGITKEQCISVAGLVQHRDEETYNPKIPTGTIELEAHEVDILGKVYKQLPFEVTTSKEVREDVRLKYRYLDLRNRKVKENMIFRSNVISFLRQKMTEMGFMEIQTPILCASSPEGARDYIVPSRRYKGKFYALPQAPQQYKQLLMVSGFDKYFQIAPCFRDEDARADRSPGEFYQLDFEMSFATQEDVFKVGEEVLTAAFKKFAPKGYTVTEAPYPIISYKEAMLKYGTDKPDLRNPLEIIDVTEFFQRCTFAPFHGKTVRAIAVQKKLSKGQHEKMLKFAQSIGMGGLGYLEVLEDGSYKGPIDKFIPDDMKQELKDLAGLKELDTIFFIADTEKQAALFAGQIRTELGNRLDLLEKNAYRFCYINDFPMFEYNVEEKKIGFTHNPFSMPQGGLEALNEKDPLDILAYQYDIVCNGVELSSGAVRNHDMQIMEKAFEIAGYDKSVLEEKFGALYNAFQFGAPPHAGMAPGVDRMIMLLRNEENIREVIPFPMSGTAQDLMCGAPNEVTEQQLREVHIKVRQ from the coding sequence ATGCAGGCAAACATTTACAGAGACATGACAATGGCGCAAGTATCAGAAGACCTTGTCGGAAAAGAAATCAGACTCGCCGGATGGGTAGAGAACATCCGTGACCATGGTGGCGTATCCTTCGTGGATTTACGCGATATGTATGGCGTGATGCAGGTCGTTATGCGTGATACAACGCTGCTCGATGGAATCACAAAGGAGCAGTGTATCTCCGTAGCAGGACTGGTACAGCATCGTGACGAGGAGACATACAATCCGAAGATTCCAACCGGAACGATCGAGCTGGAAGCACATGAGGTAGATATCTTAGGAAAGGTGTACAAGCAGCTTCCGTTCGAGGTGACAACCTCCAAGGAAGTCCGTGAGGACGTTCGTCTGAAATATCGTTACTTAGACCTTCGTAACCGTAAGGTAAAGGAGAACATGATCTTCCGTTCCAATGTCATCTCATTCCTTCGTCAGAAGATGACAGAGATGGGATTCATGGAGATTCAGACACCAATCCTTTGCGCATCTTCTCCAGAGGGTGCACGTGATTATATCGTGCCATCCAGAAGATACAAGGGTAAGTTCTATGCACTCCCGCAGGCACCACAGCAGTACAAGCAGCTTTTGATGGTGTCCGGATTTGATAAATATTTCCAGATCGCACCTTGTTTTCGAGATGAGGATGCAAGAGCAGATCGTTCCCCAGGTGAGTTCTATCAGCTAGACTTTGAGATGAGCTTTGCAACACAGGAAGACGTATTCAAGGTTGGCGAGGAAGTGCTTACCGCAGCATTTAAGAAATTCGCTCCGAAGGGATACACCGTCACAGAAGCACCATACCCGATCATCAGTTACAAGGAAGCAATGCTGAAATATGGTACAGATAAGCCGGATCTTCGGAATCCACTTGAGATCATCGATGTGACAGAGTTCTTCCAGAGATGTACATTTGCACCATTCCACGGCAAGACCGTCCGTGCGATTGCAGTACAGAAGAAGCTTTCCAAGGGACAGCATGAGAAGATGCTGAAGTTCGCGCAGTCTATCGGTATGGGCGGACTCGGATATCTCGAAGTATTGGAAGATGGTTCTTACAAGGGACCAATCGACAAGTTTATTCCGGATGATATGAAGCAGGAACTCAAAGATCTTGCAGGTTTGAAGGAACTTGATACGATTTTCTTCATCGCAGATACAGAGAAGCAGGCAGCTCTCTTTGCAGGACAGATTCGTACCGAGCTTGGTAACCGTCTTGATCTGCTTGAGAAGAATGCATATCGTTTCTGCTACATTAACGACTTCCCGATGTTTGAGTACAATGTGGAAGAGAAGAAGATTGGATTTACACACAACCCATTCTCTATGCCACAGGGCGGCTTAGAGGCATTAAATGAAAAAGATCCACTGGACATTCTCGCATACCAGTACGATATCGTATGTAATGGCGTGGAGCTTTCATCCGGTGCCGTTCGTAATCATGACATGCAGATTATGGAGAAGGCATTTGAGATTGCCGGCTATGATAAGAGTGTTCTGGAGGAGAAGTTTGGAGCACTTTACAATGCATTCCAGTTTGGAGCACCACCACATGCAGGTATGGCTCCGGGTGTCGACCGTATGATCATGTTGCTTCGTAACGAGGAGAATATCCGAGAGGTTATTCCATTCCCTATGAGTGGAACCGCACAGGATCTCATGTGTGGCGCACCAAACGAAGTCACAGAGCAGCAGCTCCGTGAAGTTCATATCAAGGTAAGACAGTAG
- a CDS encoding NADH peroxidase — MMKFVCTVCGYVYEGDAAPAECPICHAGADKFKKVEDGAMTLAAEHEFGVYASTVKNNPEISDEDKKFIFDQLKANFNGECSEVGMYLCMARIAHREGYPEIGLYWEKAAYEEAEHAAKFAEMLGEDLEPNMTSSTKKNLAWRVDCEYGATAGKVDLAKCAKKNNLDAIHDTVHEMARDEARHGKALEGLLKRYFG, encoded by the coding sequence ATTATGAAATTTGTATGTACAGTTTGTGGATATGTTTATGAAGGTGACGCAGCTCCGGCAGAGTGCCCAATCTGCCATGCTGGTGCAGATAAGTTCAAGAAAGTAGAAGACGGAGCGATGACACTGGCTGCAGAGCATGAGTTTGGCGTATATGCTTCTACTGTTAAGAACAACCCGGAAATCAGCGACGAGGATAAGAAGTTTATCTTCGATCAGCTTAAAGCAAACTTCAATGGTGAGTGTTCTGAGGTTGGTATGTACCTTTGCATGGCAAGAATCGCGCATCGTGAAGGCTATCCGGAAATCGGTCTCTACTGGGAGAAGGCAGCTTACGAGGAAGCAGAGCATGCAGCAAAGTTTGCTGAGATGTTAGGTGAGGACTTAGAGCCAAACATGACAAGTTCTACAAAGAAGAACCTTGCTTGGAGAGTGGACTGCGAATATGGCGCAACAGCAGGAAAGGTAGATCTTGCAAAATGTGCAAAGAAGAATAATCTGGATGCAATCCATGACACGGTTCATGAGATGGCAAGAGACGAAGCAAGACATGGCAAAGCATTAGAAGGATTACTTAAGAGGTACTTTGGTTAA
- a CDS encoding UDP-N-acetylmuramoyl-tripeptide--D-alanyl-D-alanine ligase, with product MYRLTIKDILEATGGVLLCGDENTEIKDVCINSKEIKPGDLFVPIIGERVDAHRFIESALHTGAATLTSQHTDIVVSEKPFVYVSDTEKALQDIGAYVRRKFKKPVIGVTGSVGKTTTRQMIATVLSGCLNVYQTEGNLNSQIGVPLTLRRIDENAEAAVLEMGISEPGQMEILSDMVKPDICVVTMIGVAHIEFMKTRENIRKEKLSIINHMSPDGVLFLNGDDALLAEVKGDTGVRTFTYGTGADCDYRAENLHMEDYQYVYDFVHGDTRVHVRLNALGKHNVGNSLVGLAIADYMGLDLEKAAVGLSEFKGLRQKLIRVPGKYTIIDDTYNASPDSMKASLDVLEDLETTGKKIAVLGDMFELGENAEQYHYEVGKYVATKKLDELVVVGDLAQHIMQGVKDSNSDINCYSFKDNGEVALYLLSVMQPEDIVLIKGSNGMHLDEVVNNMLG from the coding sequence ATGTACAGATTAACGATAAAGGATATATTGGAAGCAACAGGCGGCGTATTGCTGTGTGGCGATGAAAATACAGAGATCAAAGATGTCTGCATCAATTCCAAGGAGATCAAGCCGGGCGATTTGTTTGTCCCGATCATCGGGGAGCGGGTCGATGCGCATCGTTTTATCGAGAGCGCACTTCACACAGGTGCGGCAACCCTGACATCACAGCATACCGATATTGTTGTATCGGAGAAGCCGTTTGTCTACGTGAGTGATACAGAAAAGGCATTGCAGGATATCGGCGCTTATGTGCGCAGGAAGTTTAAGAAGCCGGTTATCGGTGTGACCGGAAGTGTTGGAAAGACGACAACGAGACAGATGATTGCAACCGTACTTTCGGGATGCTTAAATGTCTATCAGACCGAGGGCAATCTGAATTCCCAGATCGGTGTGCCGCTGACCCTTCGACGGATTGACGAGAACGCAGAGGCAGCCGTGCTTGAAATGGGTATCAGCGAACCGGGACAGATGGAGATTCTGTCTGACATGGTGAAGCCGGATATCTGTGTCGTGACGATGATCGGTGTTGCGCATATCGAATTTATGAAGACGCGTGAGAACATCCGCAAAGAGAAGTTGTCGATTATCAATCATATGAGCCCAGATGGTGTGCTGTTCCTAAATGGCGATGATGCACTGCTTGCAGAAGTGAAAGGTGATACCGGCGTCCGTACATTTACATACGGCACTGGTGCGGACTGCGATTACCGGGCGGAGAATCTGCATATGGAAGATTACCAGTATGTATATGATTTCGTGCATGGAGACACGCGTGTGCATGTGCGGCTCAACGCACTTGGCAAGCACAATGTCGGAAATTCACTGGTCGGTCTTGCGATCGCGGATTATATGGGATTGGATCTGGAGAAGGCAGCAGTCGGACTTTCCGAGTTCAAGGGGCTTCGCCAGAAGCTGATCCGTGTTCCGGGTAAATACACGATCATCGATGATACTTATAATGCAAGTCCGGATTCCATGAAGGCAAGTCTGGATGTGCTGGAGGATCTGGAGACAACGGGTAAGAAAATCGCGGTGCTTGGCGATATGTTCGAGCTTGGCGAAAATGCAGAGCAGTATCATTATGAAGTCGGAAAATACGTGGCGACGAAGAAGCTCGATGAGCTGGTCGTAGTCGGGGATCTGGCACAGCATATCATGCAGGGCGTGAAGGACAGTAATTCTGATATCAACTGTTACAGCTTCAAGGACAACGGCGAGGTTGCTTTGTATCTGCTTTCTGTGATGCAGCCGGAAGATATCGTGCTGATCAAAGGCTCGAATGGTATGCATCTGGATGAAGTTGTAAATAATATGCTTGGATAA
- the ybaK gene encoding Cys-tRNA(Pro) deacylase, giving the protein MGKKEEKTNVMRLLDQAKIEYKHYCYAGTDAVGGMEVVEVLHQDPDQAFKTLVTVGKSGEHYVFVIPVNQELDLKKAAEAAGEKSIAMIKSKELLPLTGYIHGGCSPLGMKKQFRTFFHQTANDFDTIMFSAGKIGYQVEVSPEALRKILKYETRDLVKE; this is encoded by the coding sequence ATGGGTAAAAAAGAAGAGAAAACAAATGTGATGCGTCTGCTCGATCAGGCGAAAATCGAATACAAGCATTACTGCTATGCAGGCACGGATGCGGTCGGCGGCATGGAGGTTGTCGAGGTACTGCACCAGGATCCGGATCAGGCATTTAAGACACTGGTCACAGTCGGCAAATCCGGCGAACACTATGTGTTTGTGATTCCGGTCAATCAGGAGCTTGATTTGAAGAAAGCGGCAGAGGCTGCCGGTGAGAAATCCATCGCGATGATCAAGTCAAAAGAATTGCTGCCGTTAACCGGCTATATTCATGGTGGATGTTCGCCACTTGGAATGAAGAAGCAGTTCCGTACGTTCTTCCATCAGACCGCCAATGATTTTGATACGATTATGTTCTCGGCAGGAAAGATCGGCTATCAGGTGGAGGTAAGTCCGGAAGCACTCCGGAAGATTCTGAAATACGAGACCCGTGATCTCGTAAAGGAATAA
- the gatC gene encoding Asp-tRNA(Asn)/Glu-tRNA(Gln) amidotransferase subunit GatC, translated as MTITDETIDYVGILAKLELSDEEKEQAKQDMSNMLEYVSKLNELDTDSVEPMSHAFPVSNVFREDVVTNADDRDNLLANAPEQKDGCYKVPKTFD; from the coding sequence ATGACGATTACAGACGAAACAATTGATTATGTAGGTATTCTGGCGAAGCTCGAGCTTTCCGATGAAGAAAAGGAGCAGGCGAAGCAGGATATGTCAAATATGCTGGAATATGTCAGCAAATTAAATGAGCTCGACACCGATTCCGTGGAACCGATGAGCCATGCATTCCCGGTCAGTAACGTATTCCGCGAGGATGTTGTGACAAATGCGGATGACAGGGATAATCTTCTGGCAAATGCACCAGAGCAAAAAGATGGCTGCTATAAAGTGCCAAAGACATTTGACTAA
- a CDS encoding diguanylate cyclase domain-containing protein codes for MRFLQKQYNKKWMLPLLTFVVGCLILTAFIHHSYDTNRKQVRMITELNASTYAERLRDDMNRGVAIADALKAIIISGNGTIDNFEKISENLMSDFVQSIQIAPDGVVTEIYPAEGNEAGKIDLLHDENRGEICRYGRDNNCVTMQGPFDLKQGGRGIAVRYPVYLEAADGNPVFWGFTIVIIRVPEIFEESVQALTEFGYDYCLTKTVSPLSEERERLSFSKEDLTNPVTYTFEFGGCTFNLAVTPKDGWKQGRKILPNLVLGFFIVLFLTGLMIVILVIEFHREVLKKIAITDPLTGLLNRDGFDEQIKSAIQDTPDAHCVGIQTDIDDFKFINDMYGHEAGDTALRILAQSMRNAFEKDAILCRNGGDEFSAVLIGMTGAEAKEKIEKFTMQPRYITQNGEKRPFYISLGYAEYPKDCDDVSELICCADMALYAVKLHGKHSCCAYEGNYKVQNRSQLGFALQDVSRNLPGAFLIYIADKTNDRILFANQELIEFAGCKDFDEFLAYTDQRFRNLIHPEEQDAVETSIWKQIDSEKSGNNDYVKFRFAKKDGTYRPVFDHGRIVKNRYYGNVFYVLIMDCALIDSYYDKM; via the coding sequence ATGCGATTCCTTCAGAAACAATATAATAAAAAATGGATGCTTCCGTTGCTGACTTTTGTAGTCGGATGTTTGATTTTGACAGCATTTATACATCATTCTTATGATACAAACCGAAAACAGGTGCGGATGATTACGGAGCTGAATGCAAGCACCTATGCGGAACGACTGCGCGACGATATGAACCGCGGAGTTGCTATTGCCGATGCACTGAAAGCGATCATAATCAGCGGGAATGGGACAATTGACAATTTTGAAAAGATATCTGAGAATCTGATGTCAGATTTTGTTCAAAGCATACAAATTGCACCGGATGGGGTTGTCACAGAGATTTACCCGGCGGAAGGAAATGAGGCAGGAAAGATAGACCTGCTTCATGATGAAAACCGTGGGGAAATCTGCCGCTATGGAAGAGATAACAATTGTGTAACGATGCAGGGACCGTTTGATTTAAAGCAGGGAGGCCGTGGAATTGCAGTTCGCTATCCTGTCTATCTTGAGGCGGCGGATGGGAATCCTGTATTCTGGGGATTTACCATAGTGATTATCCGGGTTCCGGAAATTTTTGAAGAGTCGGTGCAGGCTCTTACGGAGTTTGGGTATGATTACTGCCTGACCAAGACGGTTTCTCCGCTTTCGGAAGAACGTGAGAGATTATCCTTCTCGAAAGAAGATTTGACAAATCCGGTTACATATACGTTTGAATTCGGCGGCTGTACATTTAATCTGGCAGTCACGCCAAAAGATGGATGGAAGCAAGGGAGGAAGATACTTCCGAATCTGGTTCTTGGATTCTTCATTGTATTATTTTTGACGGGATTGATGATTGTCATTCTTGTAATCGAATTCCATCGGGAGGTATTAAAGAAGATAGCAATCACGGATCCACTAACCGGACTTTTGAACCGGGATGGGTTTGATGAACAAATCAAAAGTGCAATACAGGATACCCCGGATGCGCATTGCGTGGGAATTCAGACAGACATTGATGACTTCAAATTTATCAATGATATGTATGGACATGAAGCGGGTGATACCGCGCTTCGGATACTTGCGCAGAGTATGCGGAATGCTTTTGAAAAGGATGCGATTCTATGCAGAAATGGTGGCGATGAATTCTCGGCGGTTCTGATAGGAATGACGGGGGCAGAAGCGAAGGAAAAAATCGAGAAATTCACTATGCAGCCTAGATATATCACACAGAATGGAGAGAAACGTCCATTTTATATTTCGCTTGGGTATGCAGAATATCCGAAGGATTGTGATGATGTATCGGAATTAATCTGCTGTGCGGATATGGCACTTTATGCGGTGAAATTACACGGAAAGCATAGCTGCTGTGCGTATGAGGGTAACTACAAAGTGCAGAATAGAAGCCAGTTGGGATTTGCACTTCAGGATGTGTCAAGGAATCTGCCGGGGGCATTTCTGATATACATTGCAGATAAAACGAATGATCGCATTTTATTTGCGAATCAGGAGTTGATAGAATTTGCGGGATGTAAGGATTTTGATGAGTTCCTTGCATATACGGATCAGCGATTCCGGAACCTGATTCATCCGGAGGAGCAGGATGCGGTTGAGACGAGCATCTGGAAGCAGATTGATTCGGAAAAAAGTGGAAACAATGATTATGTCAAATTCCGTTTTGCGAAAAAAGACGGAACGTATCGGCCGGTATTCGATCATGGAAGAATCGTAAAGAACCGGTATTATGGAAATGTATTTTATGTGTTGATTATGGATTGTGCTCTGATTGATTCATATTATGACAAAATGTGA
- a CDS encoding LptM family lipoprotein gives MKKIVCAMLCILLVFSLSACGGNVNEVNTHNVESEIYSEEDIATAIDTIKKEFKSNWNGCTLTEIYYAGDDSSKDHQDWADRNNADEVIVLLSSFDVDSSGGDGSLNPNSTYNDWKWILVRTNGGQWQHVDHGY, from the coding sequence ATGAAAAAGATTGTATGTGCAATGCTATGTATTCTGCTTGTATTTAGTTTGAGTGCTTGTGGCGGAAATGTTAATGAAGTAAATACGCATAATGTAGAATCTGAAATATATTCTGAAGAGGACATTGCAACTGCTATTGACACCATAAAAAAAGAGTTTAAGAGCAACTGGAATGGATGTACTCTTACAGAAATTTATTATGCAGGGGATGACAGTTCTAAAGACCATCAAGATTGGGCAGATAGGAACAATGCAGATGAAGTCATTGTTTTGCTATCTTCGTTCGATGTTGATTCATCTGGAGGAGATGGTTCTCTGAATCCAAATAGTACATACAATGATTGGAAGTGGATTTTAGTTAGAACAAATGGCGGACAATGGCAACATGTTGACCATGGATATTAA
- a CDS encoding DJ-1 family glyoxalase III — protein MSKVNVYLADGFEEVEGLTVVDLLRRAGIETDMVSIMGRKEITGARKIPVLADKLFEEQDDPDVIVLPGGMPGTLHLKAHEGLADLIRKADKEGKLLAAICAAPTIYGEMGLLEGKNATCYPGMEDKLLGANWQEQPVVVDGNFVTSRGVGTAIAFALTLVTILKDEETAKSLANSIVYKW, from the coding sequence ATGAGTAAAGTAAATGTATATCTTGCAGATGGTTTTGAAGAGGTCGAAGGGCTGACCGTCGTAGATCTGCTGCGGCGCGCAGGCATCGAGACAGATATGGTATCCATTATGGGACGGAAAGAAATTACCGGTGCACGGAAGATTCCCGTGCTGGCAGATAAGCTCTTTGAAGAGCAGGACGATCCGGATGTGATCGTGCTTCCGGGCGGTATGCCGGGAACCCTGCACTTAAAGGCGCATGAAGGTCTGGCAGATCTGATCCGGAAAGCAGACAAGGAAGGAAAATTGCTTGCAGCAATCTGTGCAGCACCAACCATCTATGGAGAGATGGGACTTCTCGAAGGAAAGAATGCAACCTGCTATCCGGGCATGGAGGACAAGCTGCTTGGTGCAAACTGGCAGGAGCAGCCGGTCGTTGTCGATGGAAACTTCGTGACAAGCCGGGGCGTTGGGACAGCGATTGCATTTGCACTCACATTGGTTACAATCCTGAAGGATGAAGAAACAGCGAAGTCTTTGGCGAATAGTATAGTTTATAAATGGTAA
- a CDS encoding ABC transporter ATP-binding protein has protein sequence MRYIKEILKNNKLWVLAYIGLGIFNAFMANYKTDYFQKVIDGLAAGTLTFAGVITYGLILLVNYCMNYLDNYPEKKLEYGIYLDFKLLSLRKISTIDYTEYQKIGTGKLVQRIENGSSAGRNVVFNFWLRLIRDLLPTIVFSVYFIWKIDKKITYILFVGYILIFIITNILLKFLYKIKEKILNSEELFNHFLVRGFMEMLVFRMSKQFPSEIKKTHSAKEDIVSSKVKMNMIHETFFTIFALLVAMLDIGILFYAWKTKNLTVGSIVALIALIENAYTPIAIFNVLYVQYKLDKASYKRFEEFLDLKEDNQLRNGNAIHTDIGEISIKNLSFQFEERKIIDDLSLFIKRGQKIAFVGESGSGKSTVIKILLGLLKYNQGEIYLGDMELSGICLNNLYDRVSYISQDVPVFDGTIKENLVFEKNVSEEQMLDALKEVQLSHLVENLAEGLDTEIGEKGTCLSGGEKQRLAFARLWFENPELVVLDEATSAMDNLTEENVMKSVMLKMKDKTVIAIAHRLNSIAGFDRIILFREGKIVGQGTFEELLHTDSYFKELYNANVQ, from the coding sequence ATGCGCTATATAAAAGAAATTCTAAAGAATAACAAATTATGGGTATTGGCTTACATTGGACTAGGTATATTTAATGCATTTATGGCTAATTACAAAACGGACTATTTTCAGAAGGTTATTGACGGATTGGCGGCTGGAACACTTACATTTGCAGGAGTTATAACCTACGGTCTTATTTTGCTGGTAAATTATTGTATGAATTATCTGGATAATTATCCGGAAAAGAAATTGGAGTATGGTATTTATCTGGATTTTAAGCTTTTATCGCTTAGAAAAATAAGTACAATCGATTATACGGAATATCAGAAAATAGGTACTGGAAAACTTGTTCAAAGGATTGAGAATGGTTCATCCGCAGGCAGAAATGTAGTATTCAATTTCTGGTTGCGTTTGATTCGTGATTTACTTCCTACTATTGTTTTTAGTGTATATTTTATTTGGAAGATTGATAAAAAAATTACTTACATTTTGTTTGTAGGCTATATACTTATTTTTATAATAACCAATATTCTGCTAAAGTTTCTATACAAAATAAAAGAAAAGATTTTGAACAGTGAGGAGCTATTCAATCATTTTCTGGTCAGGGGCTTTATGGAAATGCTGGTGTTCCGTATGAGCAAACAGTTTCCGAGTGAAATAAAGAAAACCCATAGTGCAAAAGAGGATATTGTATCATCAAAAGTAAAAATGAATATGATTCATGAAACTTTTTTTACAATATTTGCGCTACTTGTGGCAATGTTAGATATTGGTATTTTATTTTACGCATGGAAAACAAAAAATCTTACAGTGGGATCTATAGTTGCACTCATTGCGCTGATTGAAAATGCTTACACGCCGATAGCTATTTTTAATGTACTTTATGTTCAATATAAATTGGATAAGGCGTCCTATAAGAGATTTGAAGAATTTTTAGATTTAAAAGAGGATAATCAATTAAGAAATGGTAACGCAATTCATACGGACATTGGTGAAATATCGATAAAAAACTTGTCGTTTCAATTTGAAGAACGGAAAATTATTGATGATTTGAGCCTGTTCATAAAACGGGGACAAAAAATAGCTTTTGTAGGTGAAAGTGGCTCTGGGAAATCCACGGTGATTAAGATATTACTGGGATTACTAAAATACAATCAGGGAGAAATCTACTTAGGTGATATGGAGTTAAGTGGAATTTGCCTTAATAATTTGTATGACAGAGTCAGCTACATATCGCAGGATGTTCCTGTTTTTGATGGAACAATAAAGGAAAATCTGGTATTTGAGAAGAATGTGTCAGAAGAACAAATGCTGGACGCATTGAAGGAAGTGCAATTATCTCATTTGGTTGAGAATCTTGCGGAAGGTTTAGATACTGAAATTGGAGAGAAAGGTACTTGCTTATCAGGAGGAGAAAAACAAAGACTTGCATTCGCACGCTTGTGGTTTGAAAACCCTGAACTTGTCGTTTTGGATGAAGCAACATCTGCAATGGATAATTTAACTGAAGAAAATGTAATGAAATCGGTTATGCTAAAAATGAAAGATAAAACGGTCATTGCGATTGCGCATAGATTGAATTCCATTGCCGGTTTTGACAGAATTATTCTCTTTAGAGAAGGGAAGATTGTTGGACAAGGGACTTTTGAAGAACTATTACATACGGATTCTTATTTTAAGGAATTGTATAATGCGAATGTGCAATAA
- a CDS encoding adenylate cyclase, translating to MEIERKFLFHKLPDQLDTYPHYGIEQAYVTTNPVIRVRKKTLYDAASAVSDCQYVLTVKSSGMLARQEFELPIDEDAYRTLCAKADGNVIAKTRYKIPLNQGLTLELDLFEGLFDWLVMGEVVIRNSF from the coding sequence ATGGAAATCGAACGTAAATTTTTATTTCATAAACTGCCAGATCAGCTTGACACATACCCACATTACGGCATTGAGCAGGCATATGTGACGACCAATCCGGTGATCCGGGTACGCAAGAAAACCTTATACGACGCAGCATCTGCAGTCTCCGATTGCCAATATGTCCTGACTGTCAAAAGCAGTGGTATGTTAGCCAGACAGGAATTTGAACTTCCGATTGATGAAGATGCTTACCGGACACTCTGTGCCAAGGCAGACGGCAATGTGATTGCGAAAACGCGCTATAAGATTCCGCTTAATCAGGGGCTTACCTTAGAGCTTGATCTCTTTGAAGGATTGTTTGATTGGCTTGTTATGGGCGAAGTGGTAATCCGGAATTCATTTTAA